The Flavobacterium sp. 123 genome contains a region encoding:
- a CDS encoding oligosaccharide flippase family protein, which produces MGIVLNQSLKNTIITYIGFGIGAINTIYLYPVFLGATYYALSNYLVSSANVIMPLFAIGMQNTLVKYYSQYKTEKERSEFLSFTVLFPLLLCIPLVLISLFFYDDITSFLSKENPVVKTFVWLIPFIALCMAYFEIFYAWARVHMHSVFGNFIKEVGLRLLFLGALIAVYLKWITVVEFTYLTAGIYLLALLVTMFYAFYIKKPVFQFSIPENVKGIMEYSFYIILSGSVANLLLDGDKMILNQYMKIENIAYYSVATYIALVISVPSRAMHQIVYPITAKLMHENKHDELNDLYKKTSINLQMVGGFVMLCIFVNIDQLYELVPKEYAGGIMVVFMIGLSKYFDLILGNNNAIIFNSKYYRMVLFLGLMLVFLTISLNMFFIPRYGIIGSAFATLLSITLYSIAKLLFVVKRMHLYPFTNQTLYSIGITFVIFLLFYFWKFPFHPIIAIGMKSVLVTILYVYVNYKFVISPEINQALNVVFKKLKIQK; this is translated from the coding sequence TTAAAGAATACAATAATAACATACATTGGTTTTGGGATTGGTGCCATAAATACAATTTATTTATATCCCGTTTTTTTAGGAGCTACTTATTATGCTTTATCGAACTATTTAGTTTCTTCGGCAAATGTAATTATGCCACTTTTTGCTATTGGGATGCAAAACACATTAGTAAAATATTATTCGCAATATAAAACGGAAAAAGAGCGTTCTGAATTTTTATCTTTTACAGTGCTATTTCCTTTACTGCTGTGTATTCCGTTAGTTTTAATATCCTTGTTTTTTTATGATGATATAACAAGCTTTTTGTCGAAAGAAAATCCAGTAGTTAAAACCTTTGTTTGGTTAATTCCTTTCATAGCCTTGTGTATGGCTTATTTTGAAATTTTCTATGCTTGGGCAAGAGTACATATGCATTCTGTTTTTGGAAATTTCATTAAAGAAGTTGGTTTGCGACTCTTGTTTTTAGGAGCTTTAATAGCAGTATACCTTAAATGGATTACTGTAGTTGAATTTACATATTTGACCGCGGGTATATATTTATTGGCATTATTAGTGACTATGTTTTATGCCTTTTATATTAAGAAACCCGTTTTTCAATTTAGTATTCCAGAAAATGTCAAAGGTATAATGGAGTATTCTTTTTATATCATTTTGTCAGGAAGTGTGGCTAATTTACTTTTGGATGGAGATAAAATGATTCTTAATCAATATATGAAAATTGAGAATATTGCGTATTATTCAGTTGCTACTTATATTGCTTTGGTAATCTCGGTTCCAAGTCGTGCAATGCATCAAATCGTGTATCCTATTACCGCTAAACTGATGCACGAAAACAAACATGATGAACTTAATGATTTGTACAAAAAGACTTCGATTAATCTTCAAATGGTTGGAGGATTTGTTATGCTATGTATTTTTGTAAACATAGATCAATTATACGAATTGGTACCAAAAGAATATGCAGGAGGGATTATGGTTGTTTTTATGATTGGGCTTTCTAAATATTTTGATTTGATATTAGGGAATAATAATGCTATTATTTTTAATTCAAAATACTACCGAATGGTTTTGTTTTTAGGACTTATGCTAGTCTTTTTAACTATTAGTTTAAATATGTTTTTTATACCACGATACGGTATAATTGGTTCTGCTTTTGCTACTTTATTATCGATAACTTTATATAGTATAGCCAAATTACTTTTTGTTGTCAAACGAATGCATTTGTATCCTTTTACAAATCAAACACTCTATTCTATTGGGATAACATTTGTTATATTCTTACTGTTTTATTTTTGGAAATTTCCCTTTCATCCTATTATTGCTATAGGAATGAAGTCCGTTTTAGTGACAATATTATATGTTTATGTCAACTATAAATTTGTTATTTCTCCTGAAATAAATCAAGCATTGAATGTTGTATTCAAAAAATTGAAAATCCAAAAATAA